Within Cyprinus carpio isolate SPL01 chromosome A7, ASM1834038v1, whole genome shotgun sequence, the genomic segment tggacccacatcaatttgcctaccgcagaaacaggagcacagaggatgcagtatgcacagtgctgcactctgcactcacacacctggacagtaacaacacatatgtacggatgttgtttgttgacttcagttcagcatttaacaccgtcattccctccaagctgaccacaaaacttggagacctggacattaaatacctccctctgtaactggatcatggactttctgaccaacaggcctcagcatgttaggtctggccacacctgctcctccaCATCACACTTAACattggcgtaccacagggctgtgtgctgagcccatttctctactccctctacacccatgactgcaagcctgtgcatggatgcaactccatcattaagtttgcagacgacaccacggtgattggcctcatcagtgacaacgatgagactgcctacagggaagaggtacagcacctggccacatggtgcgctgacaataacctgctccttaacaccagtaaaacaaaggagctcattgtggacttcaggaagaagaaaggaagcaagCATGACCCCATcaacattaacgggatggttgttgaacatgTCTCCAGCTTTAAgctcctgggaaccaccatcacggaggacctgtcctggaccacaaacacctccagcctggtcaagaaggctcaccaacgccttttcttcctcagaacactgaagaagaaccagctgtcttcagccatagtggtgaacttttaccggtgtgcgatcgagagcatcctgaccagctgcatcacagtctggtatgggaactgcacggtggctgaccgcaaagcactgcagagggtggtgaaaactgcccaacgcatcacagggacaccacttcctgctattgaggacatccagaggaaacgctgtgtacgtcgagctcgcagcattcttaaggactcctctcaccctgaccatagactgtttaacctcctgccctccgggaggcgcttcaggagcctccggacaaggaccagcagatccaggaacagctttttccctacagctgtctccttgctgaactctgccctctgacacccccccacaccatacacacagactcctcccccacttcatcatcactacatctgactgatttatttatttatttatttacaacaagcaaaaacaacaaacttgctattacttgcactactgtctgttcatccaggaacactgaataatccattgcacactgaaatattttctatgcactttactttccattgcaatagtttaaattgttcatatgttcatagttctgcctatagtgtacatacacttcacatattcatctgtataatatgttcatagtacacctatctgtatatcatgctgatagtatttaaaatctgtaaattttgtccataatacttatctgtatagttattgtacatattgtagaccttgtatattctgtacttactgcttattgcacttctggttagatgctaactgcatttcgctgccttgtaccttacatgtgcagtgacaataaagttgaatctaatctaatctaatattttaGTTTGAGAGAGACGCTATATTAGAAACAAAGTTACCGTGTGATTAAAATCACACAGGTGGAATAAATCAGTTTTGTGTTGTGAATGTTTggtaaaactttaaatatatattttttattaaaaagaaaaaaaaaaaagaaagaaagaaatgaaaaacttCAACTTGAGACTTTGAGAAGTTTAAGTactgaaatgactaaaactaaaactgaaattaaaataaatttaacctaactatataaactatagaaatataagaaatgccctaaaactaataaaaattacaaaagcacattaaattttACACACTTTATATTAAGCGTACTATTTACTAACATTTAAGTGAATAATTTGATgtaatgcacttattgtgtattttctattgtacttaaaaaaatcCTGCAACTactgaaattaattacagatgtagtTCTATAATTACATTGTTGACCATGTATTTTGCAATATAAAATGAACACAATAACTAcattgcatcaaacaatggtaaaaaacaacaacaaaaaaaccttgaaactaaaatgaaatctaaTTCAATATACTCTATATGTCCCTGGAccacaatttttcaaaattgagatttatacataatctgaaagctgaataaatacagaGATAcatctatttgaatatctggaatctgagggtgcaaaaaaatctaaatattaaatgaaaattgcctttaaaggtgtccaaatgaagttcttagcaatgcttattactaatcaaaaaagaggttttgatatatttacagtaggaaatttacaaaatatcttcatggaacatgatctttacttaatatcctaatgatttttggcataaaagaaaaatctcaaattttgacccatgcaatgtatttgtGGCTATTGTTACatatataccccagcgacttaagactggttttgtggtccagggtcacatattaatatattataataggaCATGCAGTAAGTAATACTATACTGGCAAGTATGAGAACTGAAAATCTGAACTGAGCAGATATCGTCATTACATTCAGTGCATGACATATGGTGAACAACATAGATATTAAACAGATAAGCAGTACTTTCAAACAAGCCATCCATGAGATGGTTTCAATCTGCCAACTGTAAATCATAGTCAAGCTTTCAACGTCACTTTTGGTCCAGAAGGGGTAAATCACCTCGGGGGAATTTCCATTTAGTTAGAAAAGCTGCAGGCTGAGCCCAGCAATCCTTCATAAACACGGCCCAGATAGGCTGTCCTCCTCATGCAGGGGTCACAGGGAACGTTTCGTAACACAGTCATCTATATATTAGTCAGGAGAAGGagaatgtttaaacattttctgCTTATGTGAAAACAATGAAGTGGTAACTGAACAACATGCCTGATTTCTTATTAACATTGTCCTGCTTGACAGATCAATTCTCTCTTCTGAATTATTCACTCTACAGTGGAAGGTGCAAAAAAAGGAGAAACATGGGTCAGAATGTGCGCCAACAGAAGGAGGAGGGTGCCCTCCACTGGATTTGGGCTGACAGAAGTGTTCTGACTTTTCTTTTTCCTAAACATTTTTTGTGGGTAAAGTAGGTCATTCAGGAAGTTTTAGATTCCAGGAGGCTTGGGaatgagtaaaaatatgcatttacgTGCCACTGATTTTGTCCTTCCTCTGTCTAGACTCCATATGAGGAAAACCTAGCTATTCTCTGCAAACCACAGAGAGCCGTCTGCTTTTAGACCGGCCACAGAAACACAACACTCCACCTACAACAGGAAACAACTCTCTAATCTACTCAAACAAACAGCAACAGCAGCTCCAGTTACCATGTGCAAATGTCACAAGTGTGTATCAGATTATGTAGGCCGAATGCATAGCGAGACAACACAAATATAAAACTGTCTGACAGCTAATCTGCTGGTTTTgacatttatatctttttttaatcgCTTATCGGGTATTTGCAgagtttttaaaatctaattaatttttttttaatatacaaataaaatgaattgatGTGATAAGAAATGTTGACAGGGTGGCCCATAGCGTTTTGAAGgctatgtttttgaaagatctcttaagctcaccaaggctgcattaataataataaatacacttagtattgtataatatatcatattttttttacaatgaaaagtagttgttttctatttgaatatattttaaaaatatcatttattccagtgatggcaaagctgaattttcagcagcaattactccagtcttcagtgacccTTCAGTAATTATTCTactatgctgctcaagaaacatttcttattattaacaatgttgaaaattaGAAGTTatcctgcttcatattttttttggaaactgtgatacacttgGAGTaagtaatatgaaaaaaaaaaaagaaatgaatacttgttTTTATTAAGCCAGGatacactaaattgatcaaaagtgaaaggaaAGATAGAGTATATGCATTCAAACGGTTATGAAAAGAGCACAGAAATCACATACAAAAGCTTTGGAGATACATGGTTTATTTAGTATGCAGCACCAGTTCTGGTCTTGACAAAAAGCAACACCATTGATCAatgtaagtataaaaaaaaaaaaaacttgagtgcCAATTTATGGCCAACACTTTGATAGAGGAATGAGGAAACACGATGGGAAGGGACGATTGCTCTAAAGTTGAAAAGTAGCAGAAGTCTGTGACATGGCATTATAGAGGAACGTGTTGTTGAAAGGTACAAACTGGTGCGTGATGATTTTGATGGCTTCTTGAGCTGCTGATCCTGCAACAAAAGACAGACAACAGGACCCTTTACAACTGGCATTACCATGTTGTTCACATCTGGATGGTTTCTGGATAGGCAGTAAGACTCCTATGTAACTGAATTGTCACTTACGTAATACATTTAAGGTTGCGTTGACCAAGCATTCCCAGTAATTAACCTAATTTGTGGTTGATCTCATTTTATCCCATGATTTTCTTACTAAACCCTATTTTCTTCCACTatttgtgactctggaccacaaaaccagtcttaagtcgctggggtatatttttagcaatagccaaaaaaaaaaacattgtatgggtcaaaattatcgatttttcttttatgccaaaaatcattaggatattaatttaagatcatgttccattaagatattttgtaaatttcctaccgtaaatatatctaaacttaatttttgattagtaatatgcattgctaagaattcatttggaaaatTTCAAAGgggtattttgattttttgcaccctcagattccagattttcaaatagatgtatctgggccaaatattgtccgatcctaataaaccatacatcaatggaaagcaagactggttttgtggtcctgggtcacactAAGATTCTTACAGTAAAGGTTTCTAAATAGGAATTAGaagggaaaagaagaaaaaaaagtttaaaaatgcttCTTGCAGTAATTAACAGGTTATTGTTCAGATTATAGCACcacaatgccattttttttttttttttggtgatagtggtacaaaaagaaaaagccaATAACCCGCAGCACAGCACTTGGTAAGATTAAGTGAGCTCTTGCTACAGAAATCCATGAATCGTATCAATGTCAGATGCAAAGAAATAGAGCCTGACAGAGAAAATTTTCAACCCTCTCTGTGAGTGACAGATAATGATTATTTGCAGCACATCACTTAAGTAGCTGTATACAGATAACGAAAATGCATTAGCATTTAAATCTCCATTGAATGTGCTCAGAATCCTTCCCTGACCACCTCCGAATGTGGTTCCGCTGATCCGATCACCAAATGCACTCAAAACCAATGTGTCTTGTATGCATTCGCACCAGACTTTTAACGTGGTTAAGTACTATCCAGAAGTTGACGGCCAATGAGAGAGGTCATATTTGCATGCGGTAAATGATTTGCCTTTACACTATAAAACCCATATCGTAGAGGATGCCACAGTATGCATTATGAATGTATGATGGCGTGTGTGTTTGCAGGCTCCTGAATAAGTACTGTACATAAACACTCACCTCCCAGAAAAGCTGCGACCGTGTGTGGCTCGGCAGCTCCATAACGGCAGCTGGAagatatgaaaataacatttacacTGTTACCATCTGATTATAAACTGAGGGACCAGACGGACTGAAGAATGTGTGCTTctttattatcaatattacaaaaccatttttagtataaatatttagtttgtacAGCTTCAAACCAAATAGGCTTAAAGGTGAGCTTAAACCTACAACTCATGAATGTAGTCATCCTTCACATTGACGTTCAGACTGTACTCCTGCAGAAGACTGTTTACACACAGCTTGAGTTTGTTAATGTCTTCCTCCACCTGGTAATTGTAGACACCTGAGAAAAACAGTCATGCTCTATAATATCAGAGTGACAGAGTTcatatacattactgtttaaaggtttggtATCTATTtcaatggttttgaaagaagtctctaatgctcaccaaggctgtgtttaattaaagatacagtaaaaacaacaatacagtgaaatattgtaACTATTTTGTAACAAAGTTTTTCTAACAAAattgttacaattaaaataaactgatttagaATCAATACTGTTATGTTTTCATAGGCATTACCAAAGTAcagtgtacaaaaaaataaaaataaaaaataaatatttcaatacataAAACCAGTGATAAATCCAAGTTGAGTTTGCTATCCAAAAATACtgaagtacattttcagcataagTCTTGATGTCTTAATGGATATTTTAAACACTGTGCTATGGTTTCtcaatgattttttaatttatttttctgccTGGTTTGATAACTCTTCTGACCTGGGTAACGGGAGTGTTGCTGATAGAAGCGATCGATTGAACGGAGCATGAGGTACAGCACCATCTCACTGTCTGTGCTGTCCATACAGGATGCTATGGAGACAGAAACAACTGCTTAAACACAAACAGCAACACCCATGCATGGATGTACACTAACACAACTATGTTAGTAAATCCATTCAAAACAATCGTGTACAATGGCCATAACATTTGGAAACCGAGATAAACCACAGATAGAGAACTGTAGAGAAGACATACTGATTTCATCTTTATTGAAAGTGTCCACGCTGTATTCCTCTGCCAGAGACCTGCAGCGCACCACTCTGAGGAAAGCTGCGTTTTTACCTGTGGGACACAAAACACCATACAATATAGGTATTACACAAGGAGGTTAGAGAAATCCACCTGCTGAAATTCCCAAAGATGAGAATTTTGAGTACATTCGAACATCACAAATGCAAATAAACTGATGGAATAGGAAAACTGCTGCAGAATAATCACATGATTCTGCAAAGTGTTGGAATATCTAGTTTCCTGACAAAGCCTAAAAACGGCAAATATTCCGATCTGAGAGCAGAGTATGAGGGTGTGCATGCTGAACTTACAGAAAAGTTTGATTTCCTGTTCAGAGGTGCTCTCTGGAGGCTTTGAAATAAACAGATTATTAGTGTTAATGTGTTAATAAAAGAGATAAACTGCAGTTATTACACAGGAGGACTATGTTGATTATGTAAATACCTTTCCAACTGATTGTAAAAGCGCTTCAACATGTTTGGACACAACTGCTGCATCCTTCATGGCTTTGTCTCTGTAGCTGAAATTGAATGTGTCAAACAAAACGCCATTTTACCAAAAACACAGTCAGCGGGAATCATTCCAAGCAAACAGATAGACTGATAGACTAGTACGTAACACGCATGTCAAATTTCACAAACACGTTGCTACTAAAAAGATGTTTCCTGACTCTTTGTGATTTGAAAGCTGAATACCTACACGTTTTGTAACTTGATGAATTTGTCTGAATCTGCAATCATGTCTGGGATGGTTCCTCGCACAGGTAGGTTTCCATTCCCTTCATTTCGAACAAAGTCCCGCACTCCGTGTGCAATCACCCAGAAGGATGGGCTCTACGATGACACAAATTAAAGCTACTGGTGATGTAGAAACTCATATTATTAAACGTCATACATAACATAGATTTATAAAAGTGATAAAACATTCTCTATGGCAGGTAAATGTTTCttacatcaaagcaaatttatccaTAAGTTGGTTAATTGCCATTGTATTAAAGTGTCTCAAATTACCCACTCTGCTACcctgtctttttttcttaaagccacttttCATCTCTGGCCCACTGGAAGCCATACATTTCCCCGGCAGAGACTAGTACAGGAGTTCTGATCATATGTTATCTTTCAGATGCGATTTACACTTTGAATGCTTTTGCAGACCTTATGCAACCACCCAACCAGATGTGATGTGTTCTAAAAGGTGAGAATTACCAACATTTTTGTACTAAAATGTTATTCTTTAAAAACTACTTTtgtaaattgtgtatatatatgaataattatgCCTTCAATTGCTATGCATTTCAATTGACTAGCTCTAGATAACCTACTATGTTTTTCTCTCACAGATATAGGCAGTCAATTGTTATGTGCAGATCTATTTATACATTCACTGTTCATTCATTTTAACATAGTGAATAAGTGAAATGCAGCAATCATATGTGTATGTAAAAGACAGGGAAAGGTGGCTTAGAAGTAGTTTGGCATGTTCCTACTAACCTGTGAGGTAATGTTTTCACACTGCTCAGCATTAAAAATCTCCTCCGTTCCACTGGGGACCTACATTACAATGGGACAACGATAAATACAAATCATATGCAAGGAACATAAACTATAACTTGTAACTCTTTAAATGTGAGGAGCTCTACCTTGGTGGGGTTCAGAGCCGTGTTCACATTCTTGATTGCCTCTTCAAAGTTCTCTTCATCTTCAGGTGTTCCGTTCTCATTCGTAAGGATTCCTGACAAAACGCATAAATTAAGGAAAACCCAAAATAAGAGAAatgagctgcaaaaaaaaaaaaaaaagactgaaaagaaCAATATAATAAACCTCGGATATGATAGATTACATTACCTGCTCTGATGAGTTGTCTGAAAGCTTCCTTCTCCTTATAATTCTTCGGTAACTGAGAGTTGTGCTGGATCAGAAAATATCCACTTTGAGAAAGTCCATTAGGAGgtcatttaagacatttaagaacatgtcaaAAATTACCTCACTATACCACTTTTCCAAGTATTTGGCAACCACAATGATCCATGGCGTATGACTGTGAtcctaaaataatacaaaatacagacatttttttttaaaaactgcaattGATTTAAAGTCAATCacatataataaaaagaacatcaGTAATCAACATTTGTCTGACCTTCTTCTCCATGTTGTCCAGGTCATAGCACTCCACGTGGTGTTTGAGCTCTGTGAATGGCTGATCTAGTCTCAGGTCCTCTAATGCATTATCTGGATGAGATTCGACCACTGTAGTGAAAGACACAGACAGACCCTTCAACGTTTTCACATAAAGATGCATTAACGTTAATGGATATGCAAAGTTTAGCAAAGTTACTGAATTACAAGTCAACCGTTCTGTCCCGCTGCTAATAAGTTAATCTCTCAAAAAAGGATTTGCTTCAGGGAATCATGATTATTACCTGTGTGCTCCTTCACAATCAGCCTCATGTAACCAATGAGTCCATATGTTCGACATATGAGGAACGGCACCCCAGCCTCCCATAACACACTGCCCAGTCTCAAATATGTGCTGTCAAATTAAAGATACTACGATATAAGATGGTCTGAAGAACCAACATCTACAACACATCAAATATTAGACTTTGATCCAA encodes:
- the LOC109052919 gene encoding NEDD8-activating enzyme E1 regulatory subunit-like, with translation MTDHKTSKEQKYDRQLRLWGDHGQEALENAHVCLINATATGTEILKNLVLPGIGSFTIVDGHKVSGEDVGNNFFLTSSSIGKNRAQAATELLQELNGDVSGNFVEESPDKLLDNSPEFFHRFSLVIGVQLPESTYLRLGSVLWEAGVPFLICRTYGLIGYMRLIVKEHTVVESHPDNALEDLRLDQPFTELKHHVECYDLDNMEKKDHSHTPWIIVVAKYLEKWYSEHNSQLPKNYKEKEAFRQLIRAGILTNENGTPEDEENFEEAIKNVNTALNPTKVPSGTEEIFNAEQCENITSQSPSFWVIAHGVRDFVRNEGNGNLPVRGTIPDMIADSDKFIKLQNVYRDKAMKDAAVVSKHVEALLQSVGKPPESTSEQEIKLFCKNAAFLRVVRCRSLAEEYSVDTFNKDEITSCMDSTDSEMVLYLMLRSIDRFYQQHSRYPGVYNYQVEEDINKLKLCVNSLLQEYSLNVNVKDDYIHEFCRYGAAEPHTVAAFLGGSAAQEAIKIITHQFVPFNNTFLYNAMSQTSATFQL